In Paraburkholderia phenazinium, one DNA window encodes the following:
- a CDS encoding glycosyltransferase family 2 protein — protein sequence MNWIAPVTPIDERGKEVDHDVAVILPCYNEASTIAQVVADFRQYLPNARIYVFDNNSTDGTSDVARAAGAQVRRVALQGKGNVIRRMFADVDADVYVMVDGDNTYDASVASQLIETLVNEGLDMVVGCRVSDEAAAYRAGHRLGNVMLTGFAASIFGRTFRDMLSGYRIFSRRYVKSFPAHAQGFETETELAVHALELRMPVAEVDTYYGSRPEGSVSKLNTYRDGFRILMTILKLFKLERPLAFFSICFFASLLLSIVLAIPLFETYVNTGLVPRMPTAVLCAALVLLGFLFLVCGLVLDTVTKGRLEAKRFAYLAVPGPSSKLRQ from the coding sequence GTGAACTGGATCGCCCCTGTTACGCCGATCGACGAACGAGGGAAAGAAGTGGATCACGACGTCGCGGTCATCTTGCCGTGCTACAACGAGGCGAGCACCATCGCTCAGGTCGTCGCGGACTTTCGGCAGTATCTTCCGAACGCCCGGATATACGTGTTCGATAACAACTCAACGGACGGTACGTCGGACGTTGCGCGTGCGGCAGGTGCCCAGGTGCGTCGCGTCGCGCTTCAGGGTAAGGGCAACGTAATCCGCCGCATGTTCGCCGATGTGGACGCCGACGTCTATGTCATGGTCGACGGCGACAATACTTATGATGCTAGCGTTGCGTCTCAGTTGATCGAAACCCTCGTCAACGAAGGCCTCGATATGGTGGTGGGCTGCCGCGTGTCTGACGAAGCGGCGGCCTATCGGGCCGGTCATCGTCTCGGCAACGTTATGCTCACCGGCTTCGCTGCGTCAATTTTTGGCCGTACGTTCCGCGATATGTTGTCCGGCTATCGGATCTTTTCGCGCCGCTACGTGAAGTCCTTTCCCGCTCATGCGCAAGGTTTCGAAACCGAAACGGAGCTGGCCGTGCACGCTCTCGAGTTGCGCATGCCCGTGGCAGAGGTGGACACCTATTACGGTAGCCGGCCAGAAGGTTCGGTCAGCAAGCTCAATACCTACCGGGACGGTTTCAGGATCCTGATGACGATTCTCAAGCTGTTCAAGCTTGAGCGTCCACTGGCGTTCTTTTCCATCTGTTTCTTTGCCAGTCTGCTGCTCTCGATCGTCCTCGCCATTCCGCTCTTCGAAACTTACGTGAACACAGGGCTTGTGCCCCGGATGCCTACGGCCGTGCTGTGCGCCGCGCTGGTGCTGCTCGGCTTTCTGTTCCTCGTCTGCGGACTGGTACTCGACACAGTGACGAAAGGCAGACTTGAAGCGAAACGCTTTGCCTATCTGGCGGTGCCAGGACCATCGTCTAAGTTGCGCCAGTAA
- a CDS encoding acyltransferase family protein, with product MIQHAHRRIDDIEALRAFAVLFTIIEHVRYVLSWGNHYVYTFDLFFSATTGVDLFLCISGFVIARSLLRTLDTAPDSETFWRRVFAFWVRRVFRIWPTSIFWVTAIVACGVIFRHAGYFGHFRENLADFAAVVTQTANFHMVGCLPLSECGNAGPWWSLSLEEQFYILLPFAAFFFRRKIAYFMVFVVLAQVFLHRPSWTYPWVFRTDALAMGVLLAIFANGKLQEVVNPKFLANRLYAIPMVAVLLLLMASMPDAARKISSVSFSTGMVAIVAAVLVFIASFDGDYIARGRMPKTVLLWIGSRSYSIYLIHWFSIQATKTIWWYVEPAGTVFDGRYTLRYLLVWIALTVILSELNYRLLETPLRRKGADIAKRIANGESGDRPAPPTSMSEHSTDEASAASA from the coding sequence ATGATCCAGCACGCCCATCGCCGCATTGACGATATCGAAGCCCTTCGCGCGTTTGCTGTCCTGTTCACCATTATTGAACACGTCAGATATGTGCTGTCGTGGGGCAACCATTACGTATACACATTCGACCTGTTTTTTAGTGCCACGACCGGCGTCGACCTGTTTCTTTGCATATCGGGCTTCGTTATAGCGCGGAGCCTTCTTCGAACCCTGGATACCGCGCCCGACAGCGAGACGTTCTGGCGCCGGGTGTTCGCCTTCTGGGTGCGTAGAGTGTTTCGCATCTGGCCCACATCTATTTTTTGGGTGACGGCCATCGTCGCATGTGGAGTCATCTTCAGGCACGCCGGATACTTTGGCCACTTCAGGGAAAATTTGGCTGACTTCGCAGCAGTTGTCACTCAGACCGCGAATTTCCATATGGTCGGCTGTCTTCCTCTGTCGGAATGCGGAAATGCGGGGCCATGGTGGAGTCTCTCCCTCGAAGAACAGTTCTATATATTGTTGCCGTTTGCCGCGTTTTTCTTTAGAAGAAAAATCGCTTACTTCATGGTGTTCGTCGTCTTGGCTCAGGTATTTCTCCATCGTCCGAGTTGGACCTACCCCTGGGTATTTAGAACGGATGCGCTCGCCATGGGCGTTCTATTAGCTATATTCGCAAACGGCAAGCTCCAGGAAGTCGTGAACCCAAAGTTCCTGGCAAATCGCCTGTATGCGATTCCTATGGTCGCAGTTCTGCTGTTATTGATGGCGTCAATGCCCGACGCAGCGAGAAAAATCAGTTCTGTGTCGTTCTCAACTGGAATGGTCGCAATAGTAGCCGCCGTGCTGGTGTTTATCGCCTCGTTCGACGGCGACTATATCGCGAGGGGACGAATGCCGAAGACCGTCTTGCTATGGATCGGATCGCGCTCGTACTCGATTTACCTGATCCACTGGTTTTCCATTCAGGCAACAAAGACTATCTGGTGGTACGTTGAGCCGGCCGGCACGGTATTTGACGGGAGATACACGCTACGGTACTTGCTGGTGTGGATCGCGCTGACCGTCATTCTGAGCGAACTAAATTACCGGTTGCTCGAGACACCGCTGAGAAGAAAGGGCGCGGATATAGCCAAGCGAATCGCAAACGGCGAATCAGGCGATCGGCCGGCACCTCCAACGTCCATGTCCGAGCATTCGACGGACGAAGCATCAGCCGCATCTGCGTAG
- a CDS encoding acyltransferase family protein, whose product MRIVGNKGSQFIPWLDNMRLMAMVGVLSFHFWIFFYPMAHSLHELVSTPQRIIALPFQLGWEADDLFFAVSGMGLALSLTGKRPDWLRFIVARAKRIYIPYWVTVVAIFAFQGASVAAGTWDRPFGGPFTPEDWVCNVILVLKNGFNPFSTHYWFLYALIELYLVFPLLYMAIKRYRLLAVAAVVVFHSVWIHHPLHTGLFSQASSVIFWLASFAIGMYIGINLGEDRARTEALLRKSLPLGVLLFVTGTVLTFYKLFDPIVHPMLGLGGIIVAFAICSLPWHLPRLTQISFEVYLVHMPFIGWYRHFFGFVEQPKVAIYVFYMVTVTIMGFALHFLSSRLSAPKLLKVPEGSGSQKSPLSREAAAYQNPT is encoded by the coding sequence GTGAGGATCGTCGGCAACAAAGGTAGTCAATTCATTCCTTGGCTAGACAACATGCGCTTGATGGCCATGGTTGGAGTGTTGTCGTTTCACTTCTGGATATTTTTCTATCCAATGGCGCATAGCCTGCATGAACTGGTGTCGACACCTCAGCGGATCATTGCCCTACCGTTCCAGCTCGGATGGGAGGCAGATGATCTGTTCTTCGCCGTCAGCGGGATGGGGTTGGCTCTTTCCCTAACCGGTAAGAGGCCTGACTGGCTTCGCTTCATCGTCGCCCGTGCGAAACGCATTTACATACCTTATTGGGTGACCGTTGTCGCCATTTTTGCCTTTCAGGGCGCGTCCGTTGCCGCAGGAACGTGGGATCGCCCATTCGGCGGGCCGTTTACGCCGGAAGATTGGGTGTGCAATGTCATCCTCGTTCTGAAAAACGGCTTCAATCCGTTCTCTACGCACTACTGGTTTTTGTACGCATTGATCGAGCTGTATCTCGTGTTTCCGCTGCTCTACATGGCGATAAAGCGATACAGGTTGCTTGCGGTCGCTGCTGTCGTGGTGTTCCACTCGGTGTGGATACATCATCCACTCCATACGGGCTTGTTCTCGCAGGCATCGTCGGTGATTTTCTGGCTGGCTTCGTTTGCCATCGGGATGTATATCGGCATCAATCTGGGAGAAGACCGCGCTCGCACGGAAGCTCTCCTGCGGAAGTCGCTGCCGCTGGGCGTGTTGCTGTTCGTCACGGGAACGGTCCTGACTTTTTATAAGCTGTTCGACCCGATTGTGCATCCGATGCTCGGGCTCGGAGGCATCATTGTTGCCTTTGCAATTTGCTCACTTCCCTGGCACTTGCCGCGCCTGACGCAGATCAGTTTCGAGGTCTACCTCGTCCACATGCCGTTTATCGGGTGGTATCGCCACTTCTTCGGGTTCGTTGAGCAACCCAAAGTCGCTATCTACGTGTTCTATATGGTCACGGTCACGATAATGGGTTTCGCGCTTCACTTCCTCTCCAGTCGCTTGAGTGCGCCGAAGCTGCTGAAGGTTCCTGAAGGATCTGGCAGTCAGAAATCGCCGCTGAGTCGTGAAGCTGCTGCCTATCAGAATCCGACTTAA
- a CDS encoding class I SAM-dependent methyltransferase, with protein sequence MLLETKMTRCAVCSSHAVDTYQKIDDVVYYTCGACGSLFADPAFLRAVEDGTVSNYRDAYWEMELRAAKERSYGSSLQRVAETFFYSRVPIKRFVDIGSGPGYLLDAVATALPDATDMFYGVELFPPEPAFQSKHPNYKVCPLADVGQKFEAGVCIEVIEHLTPSMLDTLAKQMAQTSAPQAVYLINSGQPEYVLNEDPGYLDPHGRGHIMSYSLEGARRIFEPHGFTVIPLPGRHWAFLVEYQSQSTSKHPIQQLEARIWSPIPENAATLRDGRSGSLMYHVGLDSARCYLEHATVVERTEWARSLQAEMERAEAEVANNAVVHQPPSETSRHDDHAGLIGRARRWVQRHAS encoded by the coding sequence GTGCTGCTGGAGACAAAGATGACTCGATGCGCAGTCTGTTCATCACACGCCGTAGACACCTATCAAAAGATCGATGACGTCGTCTACTACACCTGTGGGGCGTGCGGATCGTTGTTTGCGGACCCGGCATTCCTGCGCGCAGTGGAAGACGGTACCGTCTCAAACTATCGAGACGCTTACTGGGAAATGGAACTGCGTGCTGCAAAGGAGAGGTCGTACGGATCGTCGTTGCAGCGGGTCGCGGAGACTTTCTTCTACAGCCGGGTTCCAATCAAGCGATTTGTTGATATCGGCTCGGGACCTGGATACCTGCTGGACGCCGTTGCAACAGCGTTGCCCGACGCAACAGACATGTTCTATGGAGTGGAACTCTTTCCGCCAGAGCCCGCGTTCCAGTCAAAGCACCCAAACTACAAGGTCTGTCCTCTCGCAGACGTCGGTCAAAAGTTCGAGGCAGGTGTTTGTATCGAGGTCATTGAGCATTTGACGCCATCCATGCTCGACACCCTCGCAAAGCAAATGGCACAAACATCAGCACCTCAGGCGGTTTATTTGATCAACTCCGGTCAACCTGAGTATGTACTGAACGAAGATCCCGGCTATCTGGACCCTCACGGCCGTGGACACATCATGTCCTACTCGCTCGAAGGGGCGAGACGAATATTTGAGCCGCACGGCTTCACAGTTATTCCGTTGCCGGGGCGTCACTGGGCTTTCCTTGTCGAATACCAATCTCAATCCACGAGTAAGCACCCCATCCAGCAACTTGAGGCGAGAATCTGGTCGCCGATTCCAGAGAACGCCGCCACGCTTAGGGACGGTCGCAGTGGCTCCTTGATGTACCACGTGGGCCTAGATTCGGCTCGTTGTTACCTCGAGCATGCGACGGTGGTGGAGCGCACGGAGTGGGCTCGATCGCTTCAGGCAGAGATGGAGCGTGCGGAAGCAGAGGTCGCGAATAATGCTGTGGTACACCAGCCCCCCTCAGAAACCAGCCGCCACGACGATCATGCAGGACTCATCGGGCGCGCACGACGCTGGGTGCAGCGCCACGCGAGTTAG
- a CDS encoding ArnT family glycosyltransferase: protein MQASNRAKVSIVAILASALFGALVAYTFVGLVRYAMVAPPSFDGAMNLNTAASFSRGEGYGFFYDQFFSFPAQTDGPFILPAALAFWVGGITPFTSQVVNLLYVVALICMVIALTRRVGVPLWLALFGMMACVATPGFIEYSMSGYGEIPVLVWFLAGIFVLVPRKVRGIPDRHRLFVAGLLFGMAYLTKVVALVCVAPGMLVLACLIFTQPNRWRRLVAFAIGFGAPVAAWEVFRLVELGSVHAYLGWWRFQAGQILAQSGARPNHAAEGVIHKGVQHLSILADLTGVAAPMLAICVVVPVALGLIFALDRRRLAHIRLVLGMLAVVVGLYFFWWIFIGPTAMAWLRRIVDGLVLLQCLIVVVLAEAWRRPDATPERSVARGRGLRAVTLLALVPVVAGQLFLIRSGETITHPPQPPKYALDMFQMADRVRALPPDATVFGTGWWQAPVVALFSQRRFMNFEHWSAARINALRDKYFVTDMYTEGLSQKSIRTVLDESQHTVLFKLDGGALYKLWDVQPYVPFAPEDSDTANLAREVDFSSGDYSSKRGIFKRDGDPQAWVSPDGAIMLKRSNESSLRMVIEVPRDLFTGAAPQHALLHASSPGCLDQVLSLDKAGVQTLSLPLTCAASPEVKPFRVNLTVDDHVPFVPQIDADNRPRSFKLRSIGLIETAGTL from the coding sequence ATGCAAGCATCGAATCGAGCAAAGGTGTCAATCGTAGCGATCTTGGCAAGCGCGCTGTTTGGCGCACTCGTTGCGTACACCTTCGTCGGCCTGGTGCGTTACGCGATGGTTGCCCCCCCAAGCTTCGATGGGGCGATGAATCTCAACACGGCTGCGTCCTTCTCTCGTGGGGAAGGTTACGGCTTCTTTTACGACCAGTTCTTTTCGTTTCCGGCGCAAACGGATGGCCCATTCATCTTGCCTGCGGCGCTTGCATTTTGGGTAGGCGGCATCACGCCGTTTACAAGCCAGGTTGTCAACCTGCTCTATGTCGTGGCGCTCATTTGCATGGTGATCGCTCTGACCCGTCGCGTTGGGGTACCGCTTTGGCTTGCCCTGTTTGGCATGATGGCATGCGTGGCGACCCCGGGTTTCATCGAATACTCCATGAGCGGATACGGTGAGATTCCAGTACTCGTCTGGTTTCTGGCTGGGATATTCGTGTTGGTCCCGCGCAAAGTGCGTGGCATTCCTGATCGTCACAGGCTGTTCGTCGCTGGTCTGTTGTTCGGTATGGCCTACTTGACGAAGGTCGTTGCGCTGGTCTGCGTTGCCCCTGGGATGCTCGTTCTCGCGTGCCTGATTTTCACGCAGCCGAACAGATGGCGCCGCCTCGTCGCCTTCGCGATCGGTTTTGGTGCGCCGGTCGCTGCCTGGGAAGTATTCCGGTTAGTCGAGCTGGGAAGTGTGCATGCCTATCTTGGCTGGTGGCGGTTTCAGGCCGGCCAGATTCTGGCGCAGTCCGGAGCCAGACCCAATCATGCTGCGGAAGGTGTGATTCACAAGGGCGTACAACATCTGTCAATTCTTGCCGACCTTACTGGCGTTGCTGCGCCGATGCTGGCAATCTGCGTTGTTGTGCCCGTTGCGCTCGGCTTGATCTTTGCTCTTGACCGGAGAAGGCTGGCACATATCCGGTTGGTTCTCGGGATGCTTGCGGTAGTAGTAGGGCTGTATTTTTTCTGGTGGATCTTCATCGGTCCGACTGCAATGGCATGGCTGCGTCGAATCGTTGATGGCCTGGTACTCTTGCAATGTCTCATCGTTGTTGTGTTAGCTGAGGCATGGCGTCGTCCAGATGCGACGCCTGAGCGCTCGGTAGCCCGCGGGAGAGGTCTGCGTGCAGTCACGCTACTTGCGCTGGTGCCGGTCGTCGCCGGCCAACTGTTTTTGATTCGAAGTGGGGAAACAATAACGCACCCACCGCAACCTCCGAAATACGCTTTGGACATGTTCCAGATGGCGGATCGAGTGCGGGCCCTGCCGCCCGATGCAACAGTATTCGGTACTGGCTGGTGGCAGGCACCTGTTGTTGCGCTCTTTTCGCAGCGGCGCTTCATGAACTTCGAGCACTGGTCTGCCGCCAGAATTAACGCGCTTCGCGACAAGTATTTCGTGACGGACATGTACACCGAAGGGCTCAGTCAGAAGTCTATTCGGACGGTTCTGGACGAGTCGCAGCACACGGTGTTATTCAAGCTTGACGGCGGCGCTTTGTACAAGTTGTGGGATGTGCAGCCATATGTTCCGTTCGCACCGGAAGATAGCGACACGGCAAATCTGGCACGAGAAGTCGACTTTTCCAGTGGGGACTACTCGAGCAAACGAGGCATATTCAAGCGAGACGGTGATCCCCAGGCGTGGGTTAGCCCGGACGGAGCAATTATGTTGAAGCGCTCAAATGAGAGCAGCTTGCGCATGGTGATCGAAGTTCCCCGAGACCTGTTTACAGGCGCTGCCCCACAGCACGCGCTGCTTCATGCGAGCAGTCCGGGTTGTCTGGACCAGGTGCTGTCGCTTGACAAGGCCGGAGTGCAAACTCTCTCCTTGCCGTTGACCTGTGCAGCTTCGCCCGAAGTGAAGCCGTTTCGGGTTAACTTGACAGTTGACGATCATGTTCCTTTCGTTCCGCAGATTGATGCTGATAATCGCCCGAGGTCGTTCAAGCTGCGGTCTATAGGGCTTATCGAGACCGCCGGTACGCTTTAG
- a CDS encoding GtrA family protein, giving the protein MQAPDTRQPRAGIEEETVRPGKVGAISDTRTHWQLLRFLIVGGINTVFGYSVFFVLTWLGMRYPLAIGLATIAGVSFNFQSVGHLVFGGAPHSRFWRFVGVYCLIYLLNLGGVRLLLVSGANVYVANAVVLLPLSLIAFLLNRRFVFAHP; this is encoded by the coding sequence ATGCAGGCGCCTGATACAAGACAACCGCGTGCGGGCATAGAGGAAGAAACGGTTCGTCCGGGCAAGGTCGGTGCTATCTCAGACACGCGTACGCACTGGCAACTCCTGCGCTTTTTGATTGTCGGGGGCATCAATACAGTCTTCGGATATTCCGTTTTTTTTGTTTTGACCTGGCTCGGCATGCGCTACCCCTTGGCCATTGGACTGGCGACGATTGCAGGCGTCAGTTTTAATTTTCAAAGCGTAGGGCATCTCGTCTTTGGCGGTGCGCCGCATTCCAGATTCTGGCGCTTTGTCGGAGTCTACTGCCTGATTTATCTTCTCAATCTGGGTGGCGTCCGTCTTCTACTGGTTTCCGGCGCAAACGTCTATGTTGCCAACGCTGTTGTCTTGCTGCCGCTCAGCCTGATCGCTTTTCTATTAAACCGCCGCTTTGTATTTGCACACCCATGA
- a CDS encoding sulfotransferase family 2 domain-containing protein — translation MRTVIVHYHLFKNAGTTIDSILDRNFTGDAHGHLEGPYPWSTVSPNEILNHALANPALRVISSHQARLPLPQHPSITFLPILFLRHPIDRFASVYEFERRQPADSISPSVAIARNGGLAAFANWVVEREATAVCRNFQVAHLASAQSDMREARATHSDYLQALAHLRSLPFFGIVESFEDSMQVLQEFLRPHVGELNIDFSIENFTPGRKATLEDRLEHIESELGPSLYRELLEHNALDLLLYREAEQRFAANLLTRQLDNSPPPARKGLRARVMRAFRPNSKSPVGA, via the coding sequence ATGCGGACCGTAATCGTTCACTACCACCTTTTTAAAAATGCTGGCACCACGATAGACAGCATTCTGGATCGAAATTTCACTGGCGATGCGCACGGCCACCTTGAAGGTCCCTACCCCTGGTCGACCGTCAGCCCAAACGAAATTTTGAACCACGCGCTTGCCAATCCGGCACTGCGCGTCATCTCAAGTCATCAGGCCAGGCTGCCGCTCCCTCAGCACCCGTCGATTACCTTTCTTCCCATCCTGTTCCTTCGCCACCCAATCGATCGCTTTGCGTCGGTCTACGAGTTCGAGCGACGGCAACCGGCGGATAGCATCAGTCCGAGCGTAGCCATTGCCCGAAATGGCGGCCTGGCCGCTTTTGCAAATTGGGTCGTCGAACGTGAAGCGACTGCGGTGTGCCGGAACTTCCAGGTTGCTCACCTCGCCAGCGCCCAGAGCGATATGCGCGAGGCACGCGCGACGCATAGCGACTACCTTCAGGCACTCGCTCATCTGAGGAGCCTTCCGTTCTTCGGCATCGTCGAGTCGTTCGAAGATTCCATGCAGGTATTGCAGGAGTTTCTCCGACCGCATGTCGGGGAGCTCAACATCGACTTTTCGATTGAGAACTTTACCCCGGGGCGCAAGGCGACCCTGGAAGATCGACTCGAGCATATCGAAAGCGAACTCGGACCGTCGCTGTACCGTGAACTACTCGAGCACAACGCGCTTGACCTGTTGCTCTATCGCGAAGCCGAGCAAAGGTTTGCAGCCAACCTCCTCACGCGCCAACTGGACAACAGTCCTCCTCCGGCGCGAAAGGGCCTGCGGGCGCGAGTCATGCGAGCGTTTCGACCAAACTCGAAATCACCGGTAGGTGCGTGA
- a CDS encoding glycosyltransferase family 2 protein: MKHITVVTPCYNEEENVEGIHEEVRRIFSGISTVTYDHLFIDNCSTDSTVSKLRAIAQKDSGVGVIVNARNFGHIRSPIYGLMQAKGDAVILLVADFQDPPELITKFIEEWHAGAPIVVGVKPEAKESAIFFALRRAYYRLVTRIANVRLIQNFTGFGLYDRKVIEIIRKIDDPYPYFRGLICEIGFDIVQIPYVQPRRKRGISKNNFYTLFDIAMLGITSHSKVPLRLATIAGFAMGALSLFVSFLYLVLKLVFWNKFAFGSAPLLIGLFFFASVQLFFTGLLGEYVGAILTYVMKRPLVIERERIGHSTSIAADGELPKDEMSA, translated from the coding sequence ATGAAACATATCACAGTCGTTACGCCTTGCTATAACGAAGAAGAAAACGTCGAGGGAATCCACGAGGAGGTGCGGCGGATATTTTCCGGTATTTCCACTGTGACGTACGATCATTTATTCATCGATAATTGTTCTACTGATTCGACCGTTAGCAAATTGCGTGCGATTGCGCAAAAGGACTCGGGGGTGGGGGTTATTGTCAATGCTCGCAATTTTGGACACATTCGCTCACCTATATATGGACTAATGCAGGCAAAAGGTGATGCGGTAATTCTGCTTGTTGCTGATTTTCAGGATCCTCCGGAGCTTATTACCAAGTTCATCGAGGAATGGCACGCCGGGGCGCCCATTGTTGTAGGCGTCAAACCTGAGGCGAAAGAGTCTGCCATCTTTTTCGCATTGCGGCGAGCATACTACCGGCTTGTCACACGAATCGCGAACGTACGTCTGATTCAGAATTTCACCGGCTTCGGTCTTTATGATCGAAAGGTGATCGAGATAATTCGAAAAATAGACGATCCCTATCCTTATTTTCGCGGGTTGATCTGTGAAATTGGATTCGATATCGTACAGATTCCATACGTTCAGCCGCGAAGAAAGCGTGGCATTTCGAAGAATAATTTTTACACGCTGTTCGACATTGCGATGCTTGGTATTACGTCGCATTCGAAGGTCCCTTTGCGGCTGGCTACGATTGCGGGATTCGCTATGGGGGCGCTGAGTCTTTTCGTATCGTTCCTGTATCTCGTTCTGAAACTTGTTTTCTGGAACAAGTTTGCATTTGGTAGCGCTCCACTGCTTATCGGGCTGTTCTTCTTTGCCTCCGTGCAGCTCTTTTTCACGGGTTTGCTCGGAGAGTATGTTGGAGCGATTCTTACGTATGTGATGAAGCGACCCTTGGTCATCGAGCGCGAGCGTATTGGGCATAGCACTAGCATTGCTGCCGACGGGGAACTACCCAAAGACGAGATGTCCGCATAG
- a CDS encoding transketolase family protein has translation MRAAFSDALVALAQRDPKVLLLTGDHGYALFDPFIKACPDQYMNCGIAEQNMVGVAAGLAKAGFRPFVYGLSAFVPIRVLEQIKIDICYENLPVTLVGDGAGVVYAQLGTSHQSTEDIAALRAVPGINIYSPADRFELTSCMNRAYDEGLPAYLRMGKADLGDVHSGLADAGSADDLVSVGGNKARYLFLGTGSGVKLAERVAQITGGADVVSCPRLKPFPEASLHELAKGREGIVTFEEHAIDGGLGSIVAERLLGSYNGKFLRIGIQDRFSTQCGDYRFLMESHGLAPEAVAGRIAKAFNAGA, from the coding sequence ATGAGAGCTGCTTTTTCCGACGCGCTTGTCGCGCTCGCGCAGCGCGATCCGAAGGTTCTGCTGTTGACCGGAGACCATGGGTACGCGCTTTTTGATCCGTTCATCAAGGCATGCCCGGACCAATATATGAATTGCGGCATCGCCGAACAAAACATGGTCGGTGTTGCCGCCGGTCTTGCGAAGGCAGGATTTCGACCGTTCGTGTATGGGCTAAGCGCGTTTGTGCCGATCCGTGTGCTTGAGCAGATCAAGATCGACATCTGCTATGAGAATTTGCCGGTAACTCTGGTCGGGGACGGAGCGGGGGTCGTGTATGCGCAACTTGGCACGAGCCATCAATCGACTGAAGATATAGCAGCACTCCGCGCGGTCCCCGGCATAAATATCTACTCCCCCGCCGACCGATTCGAGCTCACGTCCTGCATGAACCGGGCTTACGACGAAGGCCTGCCGGCGTATCTGCGAATGGGCAAGGCCGATCTCGGGGATGTCCATAGCGGGTTAGCCGATGCGGGCTCTGCGGATGACCTCGTTTCCGTTGGCGGAAACAAGGCAAGATACCTGTTTCTCGGAACGGGATCAGGCGTCAAGCTGGCCGAACGCGTGGCGCAGATTACCGGAGGTGCGGACGTCGTGTCATGTCCTCGTCTCAAACCGTTCCCTGAAGCGTCGCTGCACGAGCTAGCCAAGGGGCGCGAGGGAATCGTGACATTCGAGGAGCATGCAATCGACGGCGGTTTGGGCAGCATAGTCGCCGAGCGCCTACTCGGCTCGTACAACGGCAAATTTCTGCGCATCGGTATCCAGGACCGGTTTAGTACGCAGTGCGGCGACTATCGATTCCTGATGGAAAGCCACGGATTGGCCCCGGAAGCTGTGGCCGGACGAATTGCGAAGGCCTTCAATGCAGGCGCCTGA
- a CDS encoding transketolase, whose protein sequence is MKRFDSKRIRKTILEMAFSGSTVHIGCAFSIVELLAVLYRAHLRVDPKSPEWAGRDYLVLSKGHGVMAQYACLGELEWIGKGELERYFGNGTRLKGLADAHVPGVEATTGSLGHGLSVAVGLALGAKRSATDQICYALVGDGELNEGTIWEAALFASQFKLDNLIVIVDVNGFQAMGRTDDVIGLGDIRAKFDAFGFETVLIDGHDENAIDAVYGQLRLSKNGKPKAIIAETVKGKGVPFMENENVWHYTRLNAQTFGAAISALEGDA, encoded by the coding sequence ATGAAGCGATTTGATTCGAAGCGGATCCGAAAGACCATTCTTGAGATGGCGTTCAGCGGTTCTACGGTCCATATCGGTTGTGCGTTTTCGATTGTGGAGTTGCTGGCCGTGCTTTATCGCGCGCATTTGCGTGTTGATCCGAAGAGCCCGGAGTGGGCCGGTCGAGACTACCTGGTTTTGAGCAAGGGTCATGGAGTCATGGCGCAATATGCCTGCCTCGGCGAATTGGAATGGATCGGCAAGGGCGAACTCGAACGGTACTTCGGCAACGGCACTCGCCTCAAGGGGCTGGCAGACGCACATGTGCCCGGTGTTGAAGCGACGACGGGGTCGTTGGGACATGGACTGTCGGTGGCGGTTGGCCTGGCGCTCGGTGCGAAGCGGAGCGCCACGGACCAGATTTGCTATGCACTTGTCGGCGACGGTGAGCTTAACGAGGGAACGATCTGGGAGGCGGCACTTTTCGCTAGCCAGTTCAAACTGGATAACCTGATAGTCATCGTCGACGTGAATGGCTTCCAGGCGATGGGCCGTACCGACGATGTGATCGGACTCGGTGATATTCGAGCGAAATTCGATGCGTTTGGCTTTGAAACTGTCTTGATCGACGGACACGACGAAAATGCCATTGACGCGGTGTATGGCCAACTGCGGCTTTCGAAGAATGGCAAGCCGAAGGCGATCATCGCAGAGACCGTGAAGGGCAAGGGTGTTCCGTTTATGGAGAACGAGAATGTTTGGCACTACACTCGGTTGAACGCCCAGACGTTCGGTGCTGCAATTTCCGCATTAGAAGGCGACGCATGA